One Mycobacterium sp. SMC-4 DNA window includes the following coding sequences:
- a CDS encoding glutamine amidotransferase, producing MCGIVGLHLRTPELYPRLGELLTGMLCEMGDRGSDSAGVAVYGDPSWSPPGRGCVSVADLGTGRRDDADQVAAAVAAALGADVSGVAVDRSYVLSADVDSEILLNALHSAFPDALVAGFGADIAVLKGVGHPRTLTAGWRLTGAQGWQGVGHTRMATESAVTPAGCHPYAVGPGQCMVHNGSFANHATIRRELRAVGVAFDSDNDTEVGARFIAGLLSQGLDVETALKQLCATFDGFYTLLVSNRDSFAVVRDAIACKPAVIAETDDWVAMGSEYRALAGLPDVERARIWEPEPEVVYAWSR from the coding sequence ATGTGCGGGATCGTGGGGTTGCATCTGCGGACACCCGAGCTCTACCCCCGACTCGGGGAGCTGTTGACCGGCATGCTCTGCGAAATGGGCGACCGGGGCAGCGATTCGGCCGGCGTCGCGGTCTACGGAGACCCGTCGTGGTCACCCCCGGGCCGCGGGTGTGTCTCGGTCGCCGACCTGGGCACCGGCCGCCGCGATGACGCCGATCAGGTCGCCGCGGCGGTCGCCGCAGCGTTGGGTGCTGACGTCTCCGGCGTCGCGGTCGACCGCAGCTATGTGCTCTCGGCCGACGTCGACTCCGAAATACTTCTCAATGCGCTGCACTCGGCCTTTCCGGATGCCCTGGTGGCCGGGTTCGGCGCAGACATCGCGGTGTTGAAAGGAGTCGGGCACCCGCGGACGCTCACCGCAGGATGGCGCCTGACCGGTGCCCAGGGCTGGCAAGGAGTCGGGCACACCAGGATGGCCACCGAATCCGCGGTGACCCCCGCGGGATGCCACCCGTACGCGGTGGGCCCCGGCCAGTGCATGGTGCACAACGGCTCGTTCGCCAACCACGCCACCATCCGGCGCGAACTGCGCGCCGTGGGCGTCGCGTTCGACAGCGACAACGACACCGAAGTGGGCGCGCGCTTCATCGCCGGCCTGCTGTCGCAGGGACTCGACGTCGAGACCGCGTTGAAACAACTGTGCGCAACCTTCGACGGCTTCTACACGCTGCTGGTGTCCAACCGGGACTCGTTCGCGGTGGTACGCGACGCGATCGCGTGCAAGCCGGCAGTCATCGCCGAGACCGACGACTGGGTGGCGATGGGCAGCGAATACCGGGCACTGGCCGGACTTCCCGATGTCGAGCGGGCCCGAATCTGGGAACCCGAACCCGAGGTGGTGTACGCATGGAGCAGATGA
- a CDS encoding protein glxC, translated as MSSTASAVTRFDLRTTPLREVNAALHARGLTGDFLIAHPAGAHNVAVGLDAPVTVTIDGHVGYYAAGMNQHADIVIDGNAGTGVAENMMSGSVWVRGDASQSAGATAHGGLLVIEGNAAARCGISMKGVDIVVGGNVGHMSAFMAQAGRLVIRGDAGEALGDSIYEARIYVRGDVASLGADCVAKPMRPEHHEELEKLLKTAGFEADDTHAYTRYGSARGLYHFHVDNASAY; from the coding sequence ATGAGCAGCACAGCCTCTGCGGTGACCAGGTTCGACCTACGGACCACCCCGCTGCGCGAGGTCAACGCCGCCCTGCACGCTCGGGGCCTGACCGGCGATTTCCTGATCGCACATCCGGCAGGTGCGCACAATGTCGCAGTCGGTCTCGATGCACCGGTCACCGTGACCATCGACGGTCACGTCGGCTACTACGCCGCGGGCATGAATCAGCACGCCGACATCGTCATCGACGGCAATGCCGGGACCGGCGTCGCGGAGAACATGATGAGCGGTTCGGTCTGGGTCAGAGGCGACGCCTCACAGTCGGCCGGGGCCACCGCGCACGGTGGTCTGCTGGTTATCGAGGGCAATGCGGCTGCGCGCTGCGGGATCTCGATGAAAGGGGTCGACATCGTCGTCGGAGGCAACGTCGGGCACATGAGTGCGTTCATGGCCCAAGCGGGACGTCTGGTCATCCGCGGTGATGCCGGGGAGGCGTTGGGGGACTCCATCTACGAGGCACGCATCTACGTGCGCGGCGACGTCGCGTCGCTGGGTGCCGACTGTGTCGCCAAGCCAATGCGCCCAGAACATCACGAGGAGCTTGAAAAGCTTCTCAAAACAGCAGGATTCGAGGCCGACGACACCCATGCCTACACCCGGTACGGATCGGCACGCGGGCTCTACCACTTCCACGTCGACAATGCGAGTGCCTACTGA